Genomic segment of Arachis hypogaea cultivar Tifrunner chromosome 11, arahy.Tifrunner.gnm2.J5K5, whole genome shotgun sequence:
gtaGAACCGTTTGATTTTTTAACGGATTTTTGGTTTGAATACTCCATccaaacgacgccgttttatactttattaaaaaaaaaaaaaaacctaaatggCTACCCGTCCCCCAAGACCCCCAACCCACTCCCACTCCCCCTCCCACTCCCATTCTCACCCCTCTCGGCGTCTCCTCTCTCAAACTGAAGAAAGCTTGAGattgaaagaagaggaagaacccTAGCCACCCACAGCCACCGCAGCCCCCAGAACCCCGCATCGTTTGTCATCGCTGaacccttctctcccttctctctctctgtcGCGCTCTTTGTCTCTCTGTCGCTGCTTTGCTGCTCCTCGCCGTGACTTGCAGCTAGCCACTTTACCAGTTGAGTTTACCCTAAATCCCTAATCTCCCTAATCTCCCAAAATCTTTGAAGAACACTCCACGGCCACTCCCAACCATAAGCTCGAGGCTGGAGCTTCTGCATATGACGGACAACTGACGTCGTGAAGAACACTCCCACTCCCACTGTGGCGCACCATCGCGGGTTCTGGGTTTCTGGCTTCTGGGTTTCTGGCTTCTGTCGTGCTATTTTCTGGCTTCTGTTCATTCTTCTCTTGAGTTAAGTTCTGGGTTTCTTGCTTCTGtttactattttcattttttgttctGGGCTTCTGTTcttctgttttttaattttttaattttgttttttatatgaTTAATCAAATGTTGAATAAATTTGTTGTATGTTGAATTTGAGAATAAATTTGATGTATGTTGAATTTGAGAATTCTGCTTTGCtctgttcttcaatttttttatcttttcaatttttttatcttttggtggtacttattaattttgttgattgttgatttaATTGTTTAATTGTAGGGATTCTGATTTCTTGAGTTTGTTTTCTGAACTTTTGATGCCTAAtgtaattcaaaattttctgttTTGAACTTTTTGATGCATGTATTGTTGGCTTCTTGATGTGATTAGAAATTTTCTGTAAATCTGTTcaacaatcaatatttaattattggttgtatttaatttgtgtaaatttgtgtttttaaaattactaaattgtAGTTGTTACTAactagaaatttttatttttgaagattgTTAAAGGCTTGTTTGGGTAagcttttaaaaaaagatcttttttttgagttatctttttttaaaagatcttatagagaagtaaaagtaattttatgtttggatatctcatgtaaaaaggtctttttatctatcaattatgtttgggtataacagtataaaagtacttttttgttcatttattacatgaaaaacatcttttttttttaaggaaaaaagatcttttaaaaaaagatgtaaattacagcttctcaaaaaagatttttttttattttactagtgcttttacttttactactagaaatttgccaaacacgttaaaaaataaaaaaaagatcttttttcattgaaaaaagatctttttttaacaaaataatggcgtcCAAACATGCACTTAAAAGTAGTTAGTTGGATGGCTTCTAATTGGTACTCTTCTAACTGGTGGATAATAATTTCAATACCTGGTGACACCAGGTTCTTTTCATAATTCAAAGTAAGAGTAGGTTCTTCTCATAATTCAAAGTAAGAGTACCAAAAGAGTACTAATTAGAAGCCATCCAACTAACTACTCTTAACAAAGATAGAACAACTAGATAGTGATCAAGCAttacatatattaatttttaataattttatttaatatttaattaaactggtTGAACCCCAGTTGAACTCCAGTCGGACtattgaaccagtgaaccagttgtcttaccggttcattgaccggtccggttctcgcaaccttggtttTATCCCGAAATTTGTTGCAACtgtacaaaaatattttctctaatgctgcatttttttttcctatttctttctttcttttagttgaatgaatgtaggttcatcctcttccaactaattttgtagcattatgtgttttttcttaaacaatacatctaaatatcttagttttatcCTGAAATTTGCTGCAActacataaatattttttctaatgctgcattttttcttcttcttttttttcctatttctttctttcttttagttgaatgaatgtaggttcatcctcttccaactaattttgtagcattatgtgtttcttcttattctttatttgattttttttattcttgttaagaaagagtaAAAAAgcagaaacttgagaagataaaataagaaatgaaagatggataagaaaaaagaagtagatgatgataaaaaaaaaaagaagaagaagaagcagtagaagatgaggaggagaaagaggaagagctTTGAATTACGCAGAATTTATTAGTATAAAttcaccgaaaattcttaaataatacaccTAAATGTCTTAGTTTTACCCCAAAATTTGCTGCAACTACACAAATTGAGAAAATTCTATGGCAAAAATTTTAGATCAGGCAACATCATCAATATGGTAAAATTTCTACGATAacgataacaataacaataacaacgaTACGTATAAGAAGAAGACAACGATGCTATAACGATGATGATCATGTTGATGAAGATGATAGAGGAGAAGGAGCAAAAGGAAGGAGAAAAAATCCAACGagaaaagaaggaggaggaggaggaggtggtggtggtgttggtgacgacgataacgaaagagaaaaataacgaaaaagaaggagaagaagaagaagacgaagtatcaggagaagaagaagaagaagaagaagaaggagaagaagaagaagaagaacgtgtagGGCACGTGaatgtaaatgacttgtatgGACTTATATGTGTAAATGACTTGTATCTGGagaataattgttatttttgtacCTCTTGTTAAAAATATAGTGGACCGCTGGACCTTTCAACTTGGTGTGAAAAAAATGCGCTGGACATAGTTTTTGCCCACATTTTTCTTTTACATGATCATTCTGCATGGACAACTTTAATTCCCTTATGTAGCGTTTATTTTGAgctactgagacagagactgggagactgagactcagtatcatgtttgttggctcagagactggtactaaaatttctgtctctgtccccaaaatttcagtatttcagtacctccaaaaagtagggacacaggggattgaaatttttagagacgaagattgaaactttaataacattttatacctaaaatatcctcatttcaattaattaattccaattttactctttgtgcaaattaaattagagtttcattcttgtttcaatttctatctcccactttgcaccaaacagaatactaaaatttattcagtctctgtctcttaaTTTacgtctctcagtctcagtctttcagtaTCTGTCTCtgcaccaaacgctaccttattgACCAAAAACAAATACTCCAACCCCTTATTTGCCTATATTGCATGCTAAGTGTTTTTCCTACATGTCTACATGATTAATGCTTGGAAATATGTCGAATTGAGAGCTAATATAGTCAATACAACAATTAATATtaggcttttttttttatttaaataaaataaaaagaaaaaattttatcagtttttttaaaatgaaatttcaaCATGCGAATTCCCTAAAcctattaatatataaatcatcCCAAAATTTTGTGTATTAGATAATATATTAAACACCACACCCTATGACAGTTTATGCATGGAATTCCTTCAAGAAATGCACATAAATCGTCTCAAGGCACTAAGCTTTCTAAGTTAAATATAACTTGTCCCAGAGTAGTATGGTTTACATGTTTTTGACCTAAATCAATAGGGATAGAACGATTTATGTGTTTAACACAACACACAACAACCTAGCATGATTTACGTGAAAAATCTAAAGCACAATGGGCTGGGACGATTTACGTTCGAAAACATAAAGTTCAAGACCTTGGGATGATTTATGAAGACAAAGAGCCTATAAATAAACGAGTATGATGTATAACGAGCCATAGATGAATTAAAAGTTTTGGAAGAGATGGTTGAGAGTGTGTTTTTGCTAGTTCATCACTGAGAAAAAATTGATGAAAACACAAGTGAGGGTGTAGCATTCTCTAGTAAAAAGCATATTGGAGTGTTTGTAAATCCTTCAACAAGTTTATTGGATTTACAAAATAGTATATTACAGAAGTTAGAAAAGTGTGGCAAAAAACAtgtaaagtaattattttttcgGATTCCTATCTCACTCAGGCAAGGTTATGTTAAGTTTAGAAAGTATGAGATGCTAGGCGATGACGACATGCGAGTTATATTTCACAGTCAATCTAGATTTCTATATTTGGGGGATATGGACTTATTTGCGAGAATGGTTGATGTAAAGGGTAGTTCGAGTGGATCTGCACCGGCGTGATAGAAGGAGGTTCTAGCACCATTCCAACTGATCATGAGGTTACGGCTCATGTTTCGTCTCCATCATTTGCAGCATATTTGCCCATTCAGGCAGATAATGCAGACGGCTTGGGTGATATGCGTATCTTCAGGGAGCTTGCAGTTGGAATGAGAGCATCACCTATATTGGATGGTGCACCAGCATTTATGGAGGTCAGAGATAGGGATCCACTTGCTGAGGCTATAGGCAATGATAGGTCAGATTCGGAACCACCTATTATTGGTGATGATACCGACGATGAGGAAGACACAACATGATTTGGGAGATCACAAGCTTAGTCAAGCTCTCAGACACAACAGTACCCTCCACACTTCTCTAATTTGGATATTGAGGCAATGAATCAATTGGCATTTTCAGATCAACAGCGGCCTAATATTCATGAAGACGGGCTTGGTATGCTTGGCACAGACGAGTTTCAAATCTACCAGTAGTTCCAAAGCAAAGAGGAAGTTGTATTGACAGTGAAGAGTTATAATATTCGTTGGGGACTGTTTGAGTCTGATTAATTGAAGTATCACGGAAAGTGTGTACAGTTTGGGAATGGATGTAATTGGCTAATACATGTGACTATGCAGCAGAGGAAAGGCTACTGGAAAGTCCGAAAGTACAACGGGCCACACATATGTCTTGCAACTGAGATATCAACTGATCACAGGTAGATCGATTATCATGTCATATATATGTGCGTCAATTCTATCGCTGGTCATGGTGGATAGGGATATTCAAAAACGATCCGGATCGAACAAAACTGACTAAAACCGAAAATCGAATaaaccaaaaaccaaaaaaataaaaaaatcacgtTTTGCTATTTTTTCTGCAGTTCGGTTAGGTTTTCGGTTTTGACACTGAAAACCCTAACCGAACCGAATAGAACTAGTccacctaaaaaaccctaacaaaacCAACCCCCCAAAGGCCCAAACCCCATATAACCTAAACCTAGCACTAGCAGCGCCACTCTCAGTCTCTCACAGTCTCTCTTTAATGAAGGAACATCAAGTGCCTGCCCTAGCCGTCGAACCCTTTCCTCCCTGCGGCCAGCACCGTCTTCCTCCACCATCCACATCACTGTTGCCGACTCGTCGGACAACACCTTGCGGACAGCACCCAGCCACCCACAGGCCACAGCAACGTCTTCCTCCATCGTTCACAGTACCATCGCCGACTCGCCGGATAGTACTTCGCGGAAGCACCTCGCCTCCATGTCAGGTTGGTTCTATTTCtgattgttgttgattattgttcttttatttcttcactGATAGCTTCTGCCATTTTTTGAAATTGTTAGTGATGATTTAGCgtttgatttttgttttgtttatttttttgctctgtttattttttgttatgtttattaggttttttttttaattatttgatttttcgttatgattttttttattatttatgctattttttatatttggttCTTTtctgaattctttttcttttatttggttatGTTTTAATTTGTTGCTGTGAATTGAATGTgtttgtttttagtataattatggTTGAGGTGATTTGTAAGAGGAAGAACAAAGATTTTTTGCAAATGTCTTTGAACGAGGATATTAGAATTTTGATGCCATGGTACTATAGGTGATTATATAGAATAGACTGTATGCAATATactctaattatatatatatatatatatatatatatatatatatatatatatatatatatatgtatagaagTTATATCCTtaaattttgttatattattaatgattttattgttgttattgatgcTGATGCTAATTGCTCACATTTTTGTGCCAGCTTAATAGAGGTCAATGCTCACAATACCACCTTATTTAGTTGAggcaaaagcaaaagcaatattATCATCATCTTGTGCAATATGGTAATGGATTCATATGGGTTGGAGAACATATTGAAGCCATAGATGACATGGTAGAAGTTCAAGTGAGCCATTCCAATAAAAATTCAGTAAGtcttgaagaacaagaaaaaaattatacattattGGAGACATGAAAAGACGTATGCAGGGCTACTAATGCTATTAGAGTATTAGagcattttgttaattattgtatTGTATGATTTTAGTTTATGACTTTATCAAATTGAacttattattttgttaattatatgttGATATGTGGTATTTTGTTCCATAATATTGGTTGAAAATAGCTTAAGACAATATTTGAGTACACTATATGTGATTAGAACGTGTTCCTTTTTTTATTAACGTAAAAATcgaaaaatcgaaccaaaccgatctagttttaattggtttggtttggattgATTGGTCTTTAAAAAATCGAATTAAACTGCAAACCGAACACTCCTAATGACGGATGCATCAATCTCCGTGAAAGTATTGTAGAATATGATCTCATCGAAATTTGGTTTCATGCGCAGTTACAAGAAGGTGTGGATGACTAAGCAGAAGGCGATTGCACAAATATATGGTGATTGAGAGGAGTCTTACAACCTGATTCCGAGGAGGATCATCGGGGTTCAGATATATATATGCCTGGCACTATAACTGTGTTGCGTACTTCACCTGTTAGGGTTGGTACTACAGTTGATGGAATGGGGGTGTTTTTTCATTCATTGTTTTGGACGTTTCCTCCATGTGTTGAGGCCTTCAAGTATTGCAAGCCATTGATATCTGTCGATGGTACTCATTTGTATGACAAGTATGAGGTACTTTACTAATGGTGATTGCACAAGATGGAAACTCAAACATTCTCCTAGTTGCATTCAGGTTAGTCGAGGGTGAGAACATAGATTAGTGGGAGTTTTTCCTGAGTCAACTTCGTCAGCACGTGACTTCGCACCCCGACATTCTAATTATCTCTGTCCGCCACAACACAATCAAGGCTGCGTTGGTTGCCGAAGACACTGAGTGGATCCCACCGACCGCATATCGTGCATACTGTGCAAGACACAGCTGTTAATTTCGCGCTAAACTTCAAACCTAAGGATGCACAAAAGATTCTTGTGAATGCAGCATACATAAAGTCTGAACAGGAGCATCAATATTACATGAATATCTTGAAGCAAGAAGACCCGACAATGGTTGATTGGCGTAAGCAGATTGGATTAGAGTTGTGGACCCAACACCGGGATGGCGGCCGCCGATACGGTCATATGACAACCAACATTTCTGAGTGTATTAATACCATCCTAAGGGGTACACGTAACCTACCTGTGAGTTCACTTGTCAAGTCAACATATGGGCGTTTGGCTGAGCTCTTTGTTAGGAAAGGAAAGAAAGCAGAGTCGCAGCTCGGGGCTAGGCAAAAATTTTGCCAGACACTTATGAGGGCGATTGAGAAGAATCTACAGGCCTCCAAAAACATGCAGATTGAACTATATGACAGAGAAAACTCAAAATTTGTTGTGGATGAGATTGTACCGACAAGGGGAAGAATTGCTTTCAGTGCATGTAGGGTTTCGCTATCGTTGCGCACATGTGACTGTGGATATTTTTAAGCCCTTCAAGCCCTCCATTATCCACGTCGTCATGTGTTTGCAGATTGTTCGTATTACAGACTGGATTGGAGGACTTGTGTTGATGACATGTATCACCTGAGCATCGTGTTCAATGTTTATAAGATGGGTTTTTCGCCACCAATTCACGATGATCCCGGCATGATGTAAGCAATAGTCAGTCGTCCTCGGACTACAAGGATAAGAAATAGTATAGATGAGACTGATCATGATTGCCCAAAAAGATATGGTATGTGTAGGCTTCTGGGTCATACTAGGAGACAATGTTCCCATCGCCCATGTGCTTCTGGTTCTCATGAAGGGAGCAACGTGTAGCTGTTTGTGACTTTCCTATTAGGTTATCTTATCTGCAAGTCATCTTTTGCCATTAGGATTTCATGTTCGCTTTATGTTAGCTTTATCTTATATTTCAAGTGATGCACTACTTGTGTTTTTTTAGTAACAATGTCCTAGACAATATGGTGTATGTCATCTGTGTTAGTGAATTCATGTAAATCATGTTTATGGTATAGTTATTTTTCTTGATGAACTAAATTTAACATCCAACTTGACGTTAACTCAGATAATACAACAACATAACAAGGAAACACTACATTACTATGCAAAGAGTTCAAAATATAAAAGCTACAGACACAGTGTACCATGATAGCAAAAAGATACAATAAcatagaaataacaataaaataacatTGAAATACCCAAACCCACTAGCTAACACATATGTGACCCAGTACCACACTTCGCTAGCTTAATGACACGCTTCTTCCTCTGGGTGACTAGTACATATGGATTTGGTGGCTGAACCATAGGTGCTAAAACCTGCTCTGACTGATCAGTAGATGGTCTCTATGTATGTCTACCAAAGGCAGATGTCGGAGTACCACCCATAGCAAATAGACCCCGTGATAACCAGTCGACGCTTCATTCAGATACACGTTAAGGTCCACTGCACCTCCCCTTAAACTGTGGCCTATAATCACCACCTATGCTGGAAAATTTCCCAATCTCAGCAAAAAAATCACTACCAGCACCAAACAACTACTCCATCTGGTTCGGGCTGCCGAAGTCCAAGAATAGCATGGAAGCCTCAACCACTCCACCACCACCCTACCCTCCAAAGCCCCCAACTCCTCCACCTCTAGAGCCACTAGCTTCTGTAGCCCCTCCCCACCTAGAGTCACCCCTCCCGCTCCCTAACCAGAGCCACCTGCACCACCTCCCTAACCGGAGCCTCTAGCACCACTCCCCCGCCCAGAGCCACTCGCACCCCCTCCTCTACCAGAGCCACCCGCACTAAATCCCCGACCGGAGCCTCCAGCACCACTCCCCTACCCAGAGCCACCCATACCACCTCCCCAACTGAAGACATCACCACTCCAACCCCAACCAGACCCACCTCCATCGTGTCCCTAACCTGCCCGATGACTCTGACTTCCCCCATTGTCATCATCATCAATGTCCCCTGCCTCATCCAAACCCTATGCATCATCGACCCCCCGTGCCATAGGTTGGCTGTATCGAGTTCCAACATGCTCACGAGTAGTCTTACGACAATTGCCTGGAAAGTTTGGTCCCTGTTGTCTAGCCAGCATAGCAATATGACCCCGAGCAAGAGCATCTACAAGAATCCCAGCCTGGCGAGGGTCAAATAGGTCCTAATCATGTGAAAAGAATCTACAAGCTACCCTATACCACCAATCAAGATACTCCACCGAAGGTCGAAGATCTGGTACCAACTGAAATGCGAGCACACTCTGATGTCTCTGGTCCTAAAACTCATGCCATGTGGCAAATACCTTAGGGAACCATCGGGTCGGTCCTCGACTATCCTTCAACAACAGGAAGTCAGGCTGCATTTGTTTTTTAAAACAAGACAAGACAAGACACAAAGGATAGAGACATAAAATTTAGTGTTTTTGTATTCTATTTGAtgataaataagaataaattatgaaacttcaatttattctcatttttttcattcaaaaaatttgagaaaaaaatataataagaaatataattatgaaaaattaacaaaaataatgaaagaaaaaataaaatataagttgtGTCATTTGTTAGTGTCTTTGTGTCCTTTCTATAAGAATAGACAGAAAATACattaattcagtgtctctggacacaaTGTCTCTATCTATGTCTCATTTGTCAAACACAATTTTGTGTCTTAGTGTCTCGTCTCTGTAAACAAACGTAACCTCAATGTTAATGGCTGGATCGGGGATGTGCTGAACTCCCCCAAGCTGATATAGAACTCTGTTAACTTGATGCCACTCAATTGATACAAAGTAAATCAACGCAGTAGTCGACTTCCACAATAGCGTGTGCTCAGGTCTATGGATATCAGGATGGACTACTTGGATAACCTTAGGAGCGCTGTACGACATCCAACAAAACTGCAACATGTCAATTAGTCAGATTTAAGTATTATGGCATAACCCTAAACAGCAAACCAGTATAATTGAAAGCAAGTAATGGAAGCTTATACTTACATCATCTACACTCAACCTTAGTCTATGTCGAGTAGCGATGACCCGAGGACCCTTTTTGTCTGATGATGGCAGGTACCTACCCTACCTAGAAGATTTATAGTGATAAGCATTAAACTTAAGAAAAAAGTATATCAACTAGTGCACTATAAACCACTTCATGAAACGCACTCACCTCGATGCAAGCGGCCAAAAAATGGTGTCAAACTCTCTGTGCTTGAATGTGGGGAACCTTCAAAACATCCAAGATTGCAGCAATGCTAGTGGTCCAAGTAGGTTATTAACATTTCGGTTAGCAACTCTGCAGAGACACCTGTATAACTAGGACAATGTGGCTGAACCCCAAATATACTTGCCGAGTCCGTCAAAGTCCGTAACATAAGGGAGCCACCGTAACTGAACTCTGGCACCAGACTTGTCCGCGAAAAGCATTGTGAACAACAACATTATGATGTAACCATAAATGTGTACCGTGACCTCTGATGCATCAGCTGGCACGACTCTGAACTTGTTCTGAAACCAGGCAAACGACACAGAGAACTCATCAATATAATCGTCAGGTGGAAGTTCACCAAACAACTCTTCAAACCACACCCATGTAGGCTTCCCCCTCCATCAACTGCTCAAAGTAGTTGAGACATCCACTAACTTGAAATCCATGAACAGGGAGGCCAAACTGATATGCCACATCCTGTAAAGCTACCGTGCACTCTTCAAATGGCATGTGAAAGGTGTGGATCTCGGAACACCATTGCTCCACAAATTCACTAATCAGTGGCTCATCAAGCTTAAACCAATAATCATTTAGCCTTGCAATATATAGTAATCCGGCACTATCTAGGTACGTTATTATACTATCATGCATTATCATCTTCTGTTGCCTATGAATGCTCCTTACACATTGAGTTGGTTGATAAAACAAGAATATACAGTCGCAATTCAACAACGCATAATAACAACAAAACATATATTAATAGTGAAATCCACTCCTAAACCCCACAACAACTACAATATTCCTAAgaattttaaatctaaaatattaataaatatccaaATTACAAACTACATATATTATATTAAGATAATTACATTAAGATAACTCAATATATTACTGTCATCAACTATAAAAATTGTAATCAAGTTTGACCTCTATTGTGATAATAGTATGCCCGagatccaatctatcatgattggctcttgtgcaagtgggagattgttggaaataaggagtatgaccacaacccaatcaatcatgtgtcaaataatttgttatttttattatattaaaatgttaatataataaggtccttgattaaatttagagatttatcattgtgatagtgatcataatattgagagataaatcttttataatttaatctaaattattcttggtcataggattattaaaaaggacattaataatccgaaaagatcaatatatatatatatatataatggtcttcatttgatgaagattaatagatctcatttattaaattatatatatagatggtgcatatagagatatgactattgaactgactcactctgagaattcctaatggttataattaccacatatttgtcaataggatattctcaagatgaatatagtaatagagtttcctttgacctacGGCTGTCATAGTAatttaacaatgtatttattatactttgattccggacacctaataccctagggtgctagttgaatggatattgggtataatttaaatactttagaattaatgattagtcaacaAGGAattcgtcaactctcggtaaagagtttgagctctatgattataatgaccgagatgaataaaaccttggccaaggggattgaatgaatggaGAAATGAATTTCTTatgtcattcacagttcattataata
This window contains:
- the LOC140176009 gene encoding serine/threonine-protein phosphatase 7 long form homolog yields the protein MHDSIITYLDSAGLLYIARLNDYWFKLDEPLISEFVEQWCSEIHTFHMPFEECTVALQDVAYQFGLPVHGFQVSGCLNYFEQLMEGEAYMGVNKFRVVPADASEVTVHIYGYIIMLLFTMLFADKSGARVQLRWLPYVTDFDGLGKFPTFKHREFDTIFWPLASRYLPSSDKKGPRVIATRHRLRLSVDDFCWMSYSAPKVIQVVHPDIHRPEHTLLWKSTTALIYFVSIEWHQVNRVLYQLGGVQHIPDPAINIEPDFLLLKDSRGPTRWFPKDLFDPRQAGILVDALARGHIAMLARQQGPNFPGNCRKTTREHVGTRYSQPMARGVDDA